A window from Bacteroidota bacterium encodes these proteins:
- the mutL gene encoding DNA mismatch repair endonuclease MutL, which produces MPIVKRLPESIAQKIAAGEVVTRPESVVKELLENALDAKAQNITIVLKDAGRTLIQVIDDGSGMTREDARTSIERHATSKLWAMEDLESLSTYGFRGEALAAIASVSQFEMRTRTRSEELGTLVEVEGSILRKCESIACDEGTSVSVRNIFFNIPARRKFMKSEATEFKHVVDTVTKAALSATHVHFIFVSDGDLIFDLPGFRPLPERIEQIFGPRLRGALLPVESVSPALHVVGFTSAPSFVKRVRSEQFFFINNRPVTSRSLSYAVASSYEHLIDKGAFPSTFLSIEIDPSRIDVNVHPQKLEVKFEDERSVTDEVRRALQEALTRANTHSASEGAMAPEMTMPETLNSGESNARMRFPEYASNPAKNGSAESGPISIPESSNGLGTLERLFGSKPDDLFRGKSVPTMPTFGAPPVATTRVPIERISLASEVLRDKPVLWQLHNKYIFSQIKSGLMIVDQHVAHERILYERALRSLEDNHPNSQQLLFPQHLDLLPRELAIVRDLQPELEKIGFQIRFFGGTSIIIDGIPADVHAGREESILRETLDGYDENGDTRSQPTRDKLAATFACKAAIKAGDKLSQDEMHVLIEQLFETQMPYVCPHGRPIVIKLAIDELDRRFGRSPVENLAKTEAAS; this is translated from the coding sequence ATGCCCATCGTCAAACGGTTACCAGAGTCCATTGCCCAGAAGATCGCGGCCGGCGAGGTCGTGACCCGGCCGGAATCCGTTGTCAAAGAATTGCTGGAAAATGCGCTGGATGCCAAAGCGCAAAATATTACCATCGTCCTGAAGGATGCTGGCCGAACACTCATTCAAGTCATTGATGATGGGAGCGGCATGACGCGCGAAGATGCACGCACGTCGATCGAACGCCATGCGACGAGCAAGCTCTGGGCGATGGAAGATTTGGAGTCGCTCTCGACCTACGGATTCCGTGGTGAAGCGCTTGCCGCGATCGCTTCTGTCTCGCAGTTCGAAATGCGGACTCGGACTCGGTCGGAAGAACTCGGTACGCTCGTCGAAGTTGAAGGAAGCATTCTTCGAAAGTGCGAATCGATTGCCTGCGATGAAGGGACTTCGGTCTCTGTGCGAAATATTTTTTTTAATATTCCCGCGCGTCGGAAGTTTATGAAGTCGGAGGCGACCGAGTTCAAACACGTCGTCGATACGGTAACCAAAGCGGCGCTTTCGGCAACGCACGTCCATTTCATCTTCGTTAGCGATGGCGATCTGATTTTCGATTTACCTGGCTTTCGTCCGCTGCCAGAGCGGATCGAGCAAATCTTTGGCCCACGACTCCGGGGCGCATTGCTGCCAGTCGAAAGCGTTTCGCCGGCGCTGCATGTGGTTGGATTTACCAGCGCGCCGAGTTTCGTCAAGCGGGTGCGAAGCGAACAGTTCTTCTTCATCAATAATCGGCCCGTCACCTCGCGAAGCCTCTCGTATGCTGTGGCAAGCTCCTACGAGCATCTGATCGATAAGGGCGCATTCCCATCGACGTTCCTTTCGATCGAGATCGACCCTTCTCGCATTGATGTCAATGTGCACCCGCAAAAACTGGAGGTCAAGTTCGAGGACGAACGCTCGGTAACTGATGAAGTTCGCCGCGCCTTGCAGGAAGCCTTAACACGTGCCAATACCCATTCTGCCTCGGAAGGTGCGATGGCTCCGGAAATGACAATGCCGGAGACGCTCAACTCTGGCGAATCGAATGCCCGCATGCGGTTTCCGGAGTATGCTTCGAATCCCGCTAAGAATGGGTCTGCTGAATCTGGGCCAATTTCTATTCCCGAATCTTCGAATGGTCTTGGCACTCTCGAGCGCCTGTTTGGTTCGAAACCCGACGATCTCTTTCGTGGAAAATCAGTCCCAACGATGCCGACCTTTGGGGCACCACCGGTCGCCACGACACGCGTTCCGATCGAGCGAATCAGCCTCGCCTCTGAAGTGCTGCGTGACAAGCCGGTGCTCTGGCAACTTCACAACAAGTATATCTTTTCGCAGATCAAATCGGGTCTGATGATCGTCGATCAGCACGTGGCCCACGAGCGAATTTTGTACGAACGTGCCTTGCGGTCCCTCGAAGACAATCATCCGAATTCGCAGCAGCTATTGTTTCCGCAGCATTTGGATCTACTGCCGCGTGAACTTGCAATTGTTCGAGATCTTCAGCCCGAACTCGAAAAGATCGGCTTTCAAATTCGATTTTTTGGCGGGACCAGCATCATCATCGATGGCATTCCGGCCGACGTCCACGCGGGCCGCGAGGAGAGCATCTTGCGGGAAACGCTCGATGGCTATGATGAAAATGGTGATACTCGCTCGCAACCAACACGCGATAAGCTTGCCGCTACTTTCGCCTGCAAAGCCGCTATCAAGGCTGGCGATAAGTTATCCCAGGACGAGATGCATGTCCTGATCGAGCAGCTATTTGAGACCCAAATGCCGTATGTTTGCCCGCATGGCCGACCCATCGTCATCAAGCTTGCGATCGATGAGCTCGATCGCCGCTTCGGTCGCTCGCCAGTCGAGAATTTGGCGAAGACCGAAGCAGCGTCCTGA
- a CDS encoding CDP-alcohol phosphatidyltransferase family protein, whose product MMTASKQQPTPIMTAAGPGSEPDPIKKFRAKDLVFTPSNLVSTMRAFMVFPAIFAIMAQLNILAAAICFVAFLSDILDGWLARKFDTVSELGKVIDPLADKIFIGLVVITMAVYGLIPLWFLATILGRDMLILAGGIWAKRKLGVVLPSNYPGKAAALTTAATLFLVLAGVTGMTIVGLTYLSVVLMVVSFVVYGQRLAGLVAAAK is encoded by the coding sequence ATGATGACGGCCTCGAAGCAGCAACCGACTCCGATCATGACCGCAGCCGGACCGGGTTCCGAGCCGGATCCGATCAAGAAATTCAGGGCTAAGGACCTTGTCTTTACGCCTTCGAATCTGGTCAGCACGATGCGGGCGTTCATGGTATTCCCCGCCATCTTCGCGATCATGGCGCAATTGAATATCCTGGCGGCCGCAATTTGTTTTGTGGCATTCCTATCGGATATCCTCGATGGCTGGTTGGCGCGGAAGTTCGATACGGTCAGCGAGTTGGGAAAGGTGATCGATCCGTTAGCGGATAAGATTTTTATTGGCCTCGTGGTCATCACGATGGCAGTGTATGGTCTGATCCCATTATGGTTTCTGGCGACGATATTGGGACGCGATATGCTTATTCTCGCCGGCGGAATCTGGGCAAAACGGAAGCTTGGGGTCGTGTTGCCATCGAATTATCCCGGCAAGGCGGCAGCGCTGACGACCGCAGCGACGCTGTTTTTGGTCCTTGCTGGAGTAACGGGAATGACGATTGTTGGTTTGACCTACCTCAGCGTGGTGTTGATGGTGGTTTCGTTTGTGGTGTATGGACAGCGATTAGCGGGATTGGTGGCTGCGGCCAAATAG
- the ftsY gene encoding signal recognition particle-docking protein FtsY, translated as MGFFDKLKLTKLREGLQKTHDEFVRKINRVFYQSRKIDDELMAQIEETLLGSDAGVATTDRIIAHLVHQIQFKKWSEASQLRDELRSQISDALTRNGELRLPDDPFAIPSDKRPYVQLIVGVNGVGKTTTIGKLAYNYRSAGKKVIIGAADTFRAAANQQLEVWAQRAGVDIIQQHAGADPSAVAFDTLQSAISKDADVVLIDTAGRLHNKQHLMQELEKMTRVMRKLLPEAPHEVLLVLDATTGQNALQQAREFTKVAPITGLVLTKLDGTAKGGIVIALTNELRVPVRYIGVGETIEDLQPFDPAEFAKAMFGDSTFQEVVTSNE; from the coding sequence ATGGGATTTTTCGATAAACTTAAGCTCACCAAGCTCCGCGAGGGCCTGCAGAAAACGCACGATGAATTCGTGCGTAAGATCAACCGCGTCTTTTATCAATCGCGGAAGATCGACGATGAGTTGATGGCCCAGATTGAGGAAACGCTGCTCGGCTCGGATGCCGGTGTGGCAACAACCGATCGTATTATCGCCCATTTGGTCCACCAGATCCAGTTTAAGAAATGGTCGGAAGCATCACAACTTCGTGATGAACTCCGCTCGCAAATTTCGGATGCGTTGACCCGGAATGGCGAGCTTCGGTTGCCCGACGATCCCTTTGCAATTCCTTCGGACAAGCGGCCGTACGTGCAGCTTATCGTGGGTGTCAATGGCGTCGGAAAGACGACGACGATCGGGAAGCTCGCGTATAATTACCGTAGTGCTGGCAAGAAAGTTATCATTGGTGCAGCCGACACCTTCCGCGCGGCAGCGAACCAGCAGCTTGAAGTCTGGGCGCAGCGTGCTGGCGTCGACATCATTCAACAGCACGCAGGTGCTGATCCCTCGGCAGTGGCGTTCGATACGCTCCAGTCGGCCATCAGCAAAGATGCCGATGTTGTGCTTATCGATACTGCCGGTCGGTTGCACAACAAGCAACACTTGATGCAGGAGTTGGAGAAGATGACTCGCGTCATGCGAAAGCTATTGCCAGAGGCTCCTCACGAAGTCTTGCTTGTCCTCGATGCGACCACCGGGCAGAACGCCCTGCAGCAGGCACGCGAATTCACCAAGGTTGCTCCAATCACTGGGCTGGTACTCACAAAACTTGATGGCACCGCGAAAGGCGGAATTGTTATCGCACTCACGAACGAGCTTCGGGTACCTGTACGTTACATCGGAGTCGGCGAAACGATCGAAGATTTGCAGCCCTTCGATCCCGCAGAATTTGCGAAAGCAATGTTCGGCGATAGCACGTTCCAAGAAGTCGTAACGAGTAATGAGTAA